One stretch of Bosea vaviloviae DNA includes these proteins:
- a CDS encoding SDR family NAD(P)-dependent oxidoreductase — MSKPLEGRVALVTGASRGIGRAAALAFAQAGAHVVALARTTGALEELDDEILALGGSTTLVPVDLADTAAIEKLGPALLQRWGKLDILLANAGILGPLTPLTHASPKEWANVFDTNVTANWRLLKSVEPALQASDAARVILMSSGAAHKCLAYWGPYSISKAAVEAMARTYAAETVTTPLKVMLVNPGPLRTKMRAEAMPGEDPLTLRTPEELAPHLVEIASPAWSETGKIFDFPQGKVLTPQMPA, encoded by the coding sequence ATGTCCAAGCCTCTGGAAGGGCGCGTCGCGCTCGTCACCGGCGCATCGCGCGGCATCGGCCGGGCGGCGGCGCTCGCCTTCGCCCAGGCCGGAGCACATGTCGTCGCGCTTGCCCGCACCACCGGGGCTCTCGAAGAGCTGGACGACGAGATTCTGGCGTTGGGCGGCAGCACGACGCTCGTCCCGGTCGACCTCGCGGATACTGCCGCGATCGAGAAGCTCGGCCCTGCCCTGCTGCAGCGCTGGGGCAAGCTCGACATCCTCCTGGCCAATGCCGGCATCCTGGGGCCGTTGACGCCCCTGACCCATGCCTCGCCGAAGGAATGGGCCAATGTGTTCGACACCAATGTCACGGCGAATTGGCGCTTGCTGAAATCGGTCGAGCCGGCGCTGCAGGCATCGGACGCCGCCCGCGTGATCCTGATGTCCTCGGGCGCCGCGCATAAATGCCTGGCCTATTGGGGGCCGTATTCGATCTCCAAGGCCGCCGTCGAAGCGATGGCGCGCACCTATGCTGCCGAGACGGTGACGACACCGCTGAAGGTGATGCTGGTCAATCCGGGCCCGCTGCGGACAAAAATGCGCGCCGAGGCGATGCCGGGCGAGGATCCGCTGACGCTCAGGACGCCGGAGGAGCTGGCACCGCATCTGGTCGAGATCGCTTCGCCCGCATGGAGCGAGACCGGCAAGATCTTCGATTTTCCGCAGGGAAAAGTGCTGACGCCGCAAATGCCGGCCTGA